Proteins found in one Streptomyces sp. CB09001 genomic segment:
- the mshB gene encoding N-acetyl-1-D-myo-inositol-2-amino-2-deoxy-alpha-D-glucopyranoside deacetylase, whose translation MKELPARRLLLVHAHPDDESINNGVTMARYAAEGAHVTLVTCTLGERGEVIPPGLAHLSGAALGGHRRGELADAMRALGVDDFRLLGGPGRFADSGMMGLADNDDPGCLWQADVDRAAGMLVDVIREVRPQVLVTYDPNGGYGHPDHIQAHRIAMRAVELAAEAGCPVAKVYWNRVPRSRVEDAFARLRDDLPGLPFEKAAGVEDVPGVVDDERITTEIHGEGTAYAAAKAAAMRAHATQITVAEPYFVLSNDLAQPILTTEHYELVRGERGGGDGRESDLFAGIAGTSDTGEATS comes from the coding sequence ATGAAGGAACTGCCCGCCCGGCGTCTGCTGCTGGTGCACGCGCACCCGGACGACGAGTCGATCAACAACGGCGTCACCATGGCCCGCTACGCGGCCGAGGGCGCCCACGTGACGCTGGTGACCTGCACCCTCGGCGAGCGGGGCGAGGTCATCCCGCCCGGCCTCGCCCATCTGTCCGGAGCCGCTCTCGGCGGGCACCGCAGGGGCGAGCTGGCGGACGCGATGCGCGCACTCGGCGTCGACGACTTCCGGCTGCTCGGCGGGCCGGGGCGGTTCGCCGACTCCGGGATGATGGGGCTGGCCGACAACGACGACCCCGGCTGCCTCTGGCAGGCCGACGTCGACCGGGCCGCCGGGATGCTCGTCGACGTGATCCGCGAGGTGCGCCCCCAGGTGCTCGTCACCTACGACCCGAACGGCGGCTACGGCCACCCCGACCACATCCAGGCCCACCGCATCGCCATGCGGGCGGTGGAGCTGGCGGCCGAGGCCGGGTGTCCCGTCGCCAAGGTCTACTGGAACCGTGTGCCGCGCTCCCGGGTGGAGGACGCCTTCGCCCGGCTCCGGGACGACCTGCCCGGTCTGCCGTTCGAGAAGGCGGCCGGCGTCGAGGACGTGCCGGGTGTCGTCGACGACGAGCGGATCACCACCGAGATCCACGGCGAGGGCACCGCGTACGCCGCCGCCAAGGCCGCCGCGATGCGCGCCCACGCCACCCAGATCACGGTCGCCGAACCGTATTTCGTCCTCTCCAACGACCTGGCCCAGCCGATCCTCACCACCGAGCACTACGAACTGGTGCGCGGCGAGCGGGGCGGCGGCGACGGACGCGAGAGCGACCTGTTCGCGGGCATCGCCGGGACCTCCGACACCGGGGAGGCGACCTCGTGA
- a CDS encoding DUF6113 family protein, with amino-acid sequence MNSRNEPPSSALAQPLRPPSLGRAALYAGLFVLGAVLGVAGALLQPAWFPGGLLLALAAEAGLCVGAGRAVGRRGGAVAPALGWALAVVLLTTSRPEGDFLFAAGAGSYLFLLGGIAVAVICATLAPVRQPDGGPARLRK; translated from the coding sequence GTGAACAGCCGCAACGAACCGCCGAGCTCCGCGCTCGCCCAGCCGCTGCGCCCGCCCTCGCTCGGACGGGCCGCCCTGTACGCCGGACTCTTCGTGCTCGGCGCCGTCCTCGGGGTGGCGGGCGCGCTGCTCCAGCCGGCCTGGTTCCCGGGCGGGCTGCTGCTCGCGCTGGCCGCCGAGGCGGGGCTGTGTGTCGGGGCGGGCCGTGCCGTCGGGCGCCGGGGAGGGGCCGTCGCGCCCGCCCTCGGCTGGGCGCTCGCCGTGGTGCTGCTCACCACCAGCCGTCCGGAGGGCGACTTCCTCTTCGCCGCCGGCGCCGGCTCCTATCTTTTCCTGCTCGGCGGGATCGCCGTTGCTGTGATCTGCGCCACCCTCGCGCCGGTGCGGCAACCGGACGGCGGCCCCGCCCGACTTCGCAAGTGA